The genomic stretch TCCTCGGTATGACAGCGTGTTTTGTCTCCGATACATCGGGAAGGAATCTCCTAAAATAACCGAACATGAAGTAGGATTAGAAAGGATGCAGCACCAAATTTTCCTGATGCTGCATCCTTTTATAAAAACGGCTTTCATCCTTGTGTATTAATGAAGATAAATCGAGATTGGCATTTCTAATGTTTATCTAAATAAAAATCGTGAACCAAGCAATATTTCTGGGGGATGAGAGATTTCTAGGTGGTTTTGGCAAGCATATTTCTCTTTAATCTAGCAATAGAAATGCGTGCTCCGGTATAAAAAAAATCAGCGAGAATCTGGCCAATCAGCGTCATCTGCGCGCTATCCAAAAGCGAAGCTACATAGCCCCCCTCTTTTCCGCTGGTCCCAAAATCCAACTAAACCTTTTTGTGCCTTAGAGCCTTTGTGGCATTTATCATAGAAGCCACGGAGTTGCCAATCCTGTCAGGGTTTATTTGTCGTCTCTTGGCTTTTCAAATTTTTAAATAGAATCGGCGAGAATCTGGCCAATCAGCGTCATCTGCGTGCTATCCAAAAAGCGAAGCTACATAGCCCCCGGCTTTTCCGCTTGATCCAAAATCGTGTAATCCGTGGCCTAAGTTTCCGCGGAAACAAACCATTCACTTCAAGTCCACGCGCAAAATATCCCCATCCGCTGTCAGGTAAAGCTGCCGCAAATCGGCAGAAAAGGCACAATTGGAAATCAACTGGCCTGTATGGATCTTTGCCAACACATTGCCCTCAAGATTGAATATCCACACGCCATCCGGCCCTGAAGCAAACAAATAACCTTCTGGATGCATTTTCATTCCATCCGGAAGACCGTTGCTGCCCCCAAGTTTGACTTTGTCTGTAGCATCAAAGAACAATTCACGCTTTACTACCTCACCAGGATTTTCTATGACATAACGAAACCAAGCGGCTTTTTTCTCATCAGAATTGGCCACAAACAGGTACTTTTCGTCTGGCGACAGCGCTATCCCATTAGGCCTGGACAGAGAATCCACCAAGCGCAAATCCCCATCATTCTTCAAACAATAAATACCCTGAAAGGACAATTCCTTTCCTGCATATTCCGGGGGTAAACCATATGGAGGATCAGTAAAATAAAGATTGCCTTGCCTATCAAACACACCATCATTGGGGCTATTGAAGCGCTTGTCCTGATAGCTGTCAGCCAAACTGGAAAACTCAGAAGATGGAACATCAAGGCCTGCCATCATTTTGGCCACCCGCCTGTCTCCATGCTGCATCAATACCAGTTGGCCATCATTAT from Echinicola soli encodes the following:
- a CDS encoding SMP-30/gluconolactonase/LRE family protein — its product is MNIRKVLLGCSLGAAVACSNSKTSDNIKQEIESASPSSFSIEILDDEALQVIAPDAKIHRMASGFEWVEGPLWIEEGGFLLFSDIPQNKVYKMTANGDTSIYLHQSGYSGEGTYSREPGSNALLLDNDGQLVLMQHGDRRVAKMMAGLDVPSSEFSSLADSYQDKRFNSPNDGVFDRQGNLYFTDPPYGLPPEYAGKELSFQGIYCLKNDGDLRLVDSLSRPNGIALSPDEKYLFVANSDEKKAAWFRYVIENPGEVVKRELFFDATDKVKLGGSNGLPDGMKMHPEGYLFASGPDGVWIFNLEGNVLAKIHTGQLISNCAFSADLRQLYLTADGDILRVDLK